The following proteins are co-located in the Halococcus salsus genome:
- a CDS encoding DUF726 domain-containing protein, with protein MRDHDRQGGRTGRGGGHVERRGFLRGFAAAATVGVTGLATVGTAGAADATDDYPRVSTRGHFDDDADLTDGETAHSYDVEGDWSAIGDDTLTVWVHGWRTDAQEAVEGAGEAQSALEANGYGGDVVAYSWDADKGDSLDLGWADAKDIADGNGEKLANFLTDWSADHDTPVRLVAHSLGARVTVDACRSLQDDFEEPDALTSATLLGGAIEDDDPSLDAGWFDDEYGPSIEYAVDEFDNFYSGDDPVLRYIFNTREFESAVGEVGIEGPAPDNYEDHDVTDRVDGHSGYYQQDDGVMDRVLAEW; from the coding sequence ATGAGGGACCATGACAGACAGGGTGGCAGGACGGGCCGGGGCGGGGGACACGTCGAGCGGCGCGGCTTCCTTCGTGGGTTCGCCGCGGCCGCTACCGTCGGCGTGACCGGCCTCGCGACCGTCGGCACCGCCGGCGCTGCGGACGCGACCGACGACTACCCGCGCGTCTCGACGCGGGGCCACTTCGACGACGACGCGGACTTGACCGACGGCGAGACGGCCCACAGCTACGACGTCGAGGGGGACTGGTCGGCTATCGGCGACGACACGCTGACGGTCTGGGTTCACGGTTGGCGGACCGACGCTCAGGAGGCGGTCGAGGGGGCCGGAGAGGCGCAGTCGGCGCTCGAAGCGAACGGGTACGGGGGTGACGTCGTCGCGTACTCGTGGGACGCCGACAAGGGCGACAGCCTCGACCTCGGGTGGGCCGACGCCAAGGACATCGCCGACGGGAACGGCGAGAAGTTGGCGAACTTCCTCACCGACTGGAGCGCCGACCACGACACCCCTGTTCGACTCGTCGCCCACTCCCTCGGCGCGCGCGTCACCGTCGACGCCTGCCGGTCGCTCCAGGACGACTTCGAGGAGCCCGACGCCCTCACGTCGGCGACGCTGCTCGGCGGTGCGATCGAGGACGACGACCCCTCGCTCGACGCGGGCTGGTTCGACGACGAGTACGGCCCCTCGATCGAGTACGCCGTCGACGAGTTCGACAACTTCTATAGCGGCGACGACCCGGTGCTGCGCTACATCTTCAACACCCGCGAGTTCGAGAGTGCCGTCGGCGAGGTCGGTATCGAGGGTCCGGCCCCCGACAACTACGAGGACCACGACGTGACCGACCGCGTCGACGGTCACAGCGGCTACTACCAACAGGACGACGGGGTGATGGACCGCGTGCTCGCCGAGTGGTGA